The following coding sequences are from one Rathayibacter sp. VKM Ac-2760 window:
- a CDS encoding nucleoside deaminase, translated as MDIDRLATRYEIALPAWIEDAVRDVPEFLPEREDRMALVHALADRNFREGNGGPFAAIVVERDSGRVVSVGVNVVLGSGVSSGHAEVTALGLAQTAVGSWDLGGEGLPAHELVVNWRPCVQCYGATLWSGVRRLVVAGSGPELEEISTFDEGPMREDWAAQFEARGIEVVDGVLRDEALAVFRAYREHVDAGEVLVYNARAAD; from the coding sequence ATGGACATCGACCGCCTCGCCACCCGCTACGAGATCGCCCTGCCCGCCTGGATCGAGGACGCCGTTCGCGACGTCCCCGAGTTCCTCCCCGAGCGCGAGGACCGCATGGCCCTCGTGCACGCCCTGGCCGACCGGAACTTCCGCGAGGGCAACGGCGGCCCGTTCGCCGCGATCGTCGTCGAGCGCGACTCCGGCCGCGTGGTCTCGGTGGGCGTGAACGTCGTCCTCGGCAGCGGGGTCTCCTCCGGCCACGCCGAGGTCACCGCCCTCGGCCTCGCGCAGACCGCGGTCGGCAGCTGGGACCTCGGCGGCGAGGGCCTGCCCGCGCACGAGCTGGTCGTCAACTGGCGGCCCTGCGTGCAGTGCTACGGAGCGACGCTGTGGTCGGGCGTGCGCCGCCTGGTGGTCGCCGGCTCCGGTCCGGAGCTCGAGGAGATCTCCACGTTCGACGAGGGTCCGATGCGCGAGGACTGGGCCGCCCAGTTCGAGGCCCGCGGCATCGAGGTGGTCGACGGCGTGCTGCGTGACGAGGCGCTGGCCGTCTTCCGCGCCTACCGCGAGCACGTCGACGCCGGCGAGGTCCTCGTCTACAACGCGCGCGCCGCGGACTGA